The stretch of DNA GGCCGGACCTGCCGTGGCCTTGCCGGGTTCCTTCCTTTGGGGCATGGTCAGCGTCTTGCTGTCACCCTGTCACATGGCTTCCATTCCACTGTTCATAGCCTATGTGGCGGGCCAGAAAAAAATACCTTCCCCCCGCCAGGCAGCCCGCTTCGCTTTGATTTTTGCAGCCGGTCTCTTTTTGACCATTATGGCGGTCGGATTCATCTGCGCCGCGGCTGGTCGAATGCTGGGAGACGTCGGTTTCTGGTGGCAGGCCGCAGTAGGTGTGTTTCTGCTCTGGGTGGCCTGGACCCTCTTTAAGCCTCCGAAATGCTCATCCACCGGCAATGTCATGGCCCGATTCAAAATGCAGGGGGCGATTGGTGCTTTTGTTCTGGGGCTTGCCTATGGAATTCTTTCCGGGGTCTGTACCTTTGGTTTTCTCGCCCCGATGCTGGGGATGATCTCCATGCAAAGTGAGCGGCTTGTTGGAATTGCCATGCTGGTTCTCTTCGGTCTCGGCCACTGTCTGCCCCTGGTGTTGTGCGGCATCTTTTCCGCCCGCACCATGGCACTGCTGCACAGCCATGCCGGTCAAAAACTGGTTTCGATTATGCGCAAATTGGCGGCGGTGGTGATTGCCGGGCTGGGTGTCTATTTTACCCTTATCCCATTCATTGATTAATAGTACGGTTCTTCATGACAGGTCTTGATCCATCCAATATTCGTGTCCGTGTCTGACACGAACGATCAGGACGTCCCGATTTTCTTCGACCAGATAGATAATCAGATGAGAGCCATAGGGATAAACACAGACAGGAGGGTAAAGTTCCAAACGACTTCTGGCAAGTTCGGGGTTGTCGGAAAGGAGCATGAAAACCCGCTCCAATCCGTCATGATACTTCTCTGCTTGATCAAGGCCGAACTGGTGGGCACCTTCAGTAAAAATGGCCCTGATATCCTCAATGGCCTTGCGAGTCAGTCGATAGGCCATGATCCTATACTTTTACCGCTCGCAAACGGGATTCCTTCAGGATATCTGCCATCGACTGGTCGCCGACACCGCTTTCTAGGCCTTCTGTTACCAGTCGCTTGGTCGTGGAGTCACCCCGTAATTTGTGTCTGTTTTTTGGCTTGACAATATCCGCCTATGCGGATAAAAGGCTTACATGAATACCATTGCTCAACTCTTCAAGGCCCTGGCCGAACCGATTCGGCTTCGCATCCTGGCGTTGCTTATTGACGAAGAACGCTGCGTCTGCGACCTGATGGCGGTGCTGGAACTTCCGCAATCGACTATCTCCCGCCATCTTGCCTATCTGAAAAACGCCGGCTGGGTGGAAGGCGAGCGACGCGGCGTGTGGATGTATTACGCTTTGACCGACAACCTGGATGGATTCCGGGAAGAGTTGCAGCAAATTCTGGCCGTTCACCTGCCTTTGACCGAGCAGGGCACCGTCGATCAGAAAAGGCTGCGTATTTACCT from Desulfobulbaceae bacterium encodes:
- a CDS encoding cytochrome C biosynthesis protein, encoding MIDSILLTITDWLRAGPAVALPGSFLWGMVSVLLSPCHMASIPLFIAYVAGQKKIPSPRQAARFALIFAAGLFLTIMAVGFICAAAGRMLGDVGFWWQAAVGVFLLWVAWTLFKPPKCSSTGNVMARFKMQGAIGAFVLGLAYGILSGVCTFGFLAPMLGMISMQSERLVGIAMLVLFGLGHCLPLVLCGIFSARTMALLHSHAGQKLVSIMRKLAAVVIAGLGVYFTLIPFID
- a CDS encoding type II toxin-antitoxin system RelE/ParE family toxin; amino-acid sequence: MAYRLTRKAIEDIRAIFTEGAHQFGLDQAEKYHDGLERVFMLLSDNPELARSRLELYPPVCVYPYGSHLIIYLVEENRDVLIVRVRHGHEYWMDQDLS
- a CDS encoding winged helix-turn-helix transcriptional regulator, translating into MNTIAQLFKALAEPIRLRILALLIDEERCVCDLMAVLELPQSTISRHLAYLKNAGWVEGERRGVWMYYALTDNLDGFREELQQILAVHLPLTEQGTVDQKRLRIYLAQGERDACCR